A genome region from Chloroflexota bacterium includes the following:
- a CDS encoding GNAT family N-acetyltransferase: MIQFRPATQSDQPIITRIIRDADINPMALDWHRFLVAEEKDEIIGVGQIKPHGDGSREIASIAVIPARQGQGIARKIIEQLLAQEKRTVYLTCRGQLESFYTRFGFRKIERAEMPPYFRRIIWIANILIPLLRRGVRIIVMMREPENLDADKHG, from the coding sequence TGCCACTCAATCGGATCAACCGATCATCACGCGCATCATTCGCGACGCGGACATCAACCCGATGGCACTCGACTGGCATCGGTTTCTTGTCGCGGAAGAAAAGGATGAGATCATCGGCGTCGGTCAGATCAAACCGCACGGCGATGGCTCACGCGAAATCGCGTCCATCGCGGTGATTCCGGCGCGGCAAGGGCAAGGCATCGCGCGCAAAATCATCGAGCAATTGCTCGCGCAAGAAAAGAGAACCGTGTATCTCACGTGCCGCGGGCAACTCGAATCGTTCTACACGCGTTTCGGTTTTCGCAAAATCGAACGCGCCGAAATGCCGCCGTACTTTCGCCGTATCATTTGGATCGCGAATATTTTGATCCCGTTGCTGCGACGCGGAGTGCGAATCATCGTGATGATGCGAGAGCCGGAAAATTTGGACGC